In Methanobrevibacter ruminantium, a single window of DNA contains:
- a CDS encoding heavy metal translocating P-type ATPase, with product MIDEITDFLFGLKMTIISAIFLVIAVIFMILGIDTPIYLNPAWGAVIISGIPMLLLALTRLIREKWISSALLIAIAMVASLLIGEIFAAGEVAWIMALGALLEDWTVERAKKGLRNLINLTPQTGRRIVDGKEEMISVDEIKIGDTLRILPGESVPVDGEIINGTSSLDQSIMTGESLPIDKDVGDEVFCGTMNLYGAIDIKATSLGENSSLQKLIDLVKAADEKQAPTQRIADKWATWLVPVALIIAIAAWLITGNIERGVTVLVVFCPCALILATPTAIMAAIGQATKYGVLIKSGEALETLGGLNTLVFDKTGTLTYGNLAVSDIISLKDDLDEMDVLNIVASCEELSEHPLAKAVVDKAKEVEIDIEEPQDFKMFPGKGVSCKNSYGQVYAGNSKFLSGNNIDFNVDSELNQLKHEGKASIIVALNDGVVGLIGLSDVIREDSKNMIENLHELGTETILLTGDNTETANYFASQVGIGKVYGNLLPQEKLDWIEKLKSEGKKVCMIGDGVNDAPALKTADVSVAMGSVGSDVAIEAADIALLGDDIGKIPYLKKLSNSTLFTIKANIILSMTINAVAIVCSVLGLLNPVTGAIVHNAGSCLVVLNAALLYDRKFDDSIKKIDTENVEHSHYHFHNDGEHSHSHDGIKIIDEIETESGIKHMHAHKHALSRQSCGTYHN from the coding sequence TTGATTGATGAAATAACTGATTTCTTATTTGGTTTGAAAATGACCATTATTTCAGCTATATTTCTTGTAATCGCTGTTATTTTCATGATACTTGGAATTGACACTCCAATTTACCTAAACCCTGCGTGGGGTGCGGTAATAATAAGTGGTATTCCAATGTTATTATTGGCTTTAACCAGATTAATCCGTGAAAAGTGGATTTCATCTGCACTTCTTATTGCAATCGCTATGGTGGCATCACTCTTGATTGGTGAGATATTTGCAGCAGGTGAAGTTGCATGGATTATGGCTTTAGGTGCTCTTTTAGAAGACTGGACAGTTGAAAGAGCTAAAAAAGGTTTAAGAAATCTTATTAATTTAACTCCACAAACAGGTAGAAGAATTGTGGATGGCAAGGAAGAAATGATTTCCGTTGATGAGATTAAAATCGGAGATACTTTGAGAATTCTTCCTGGTGAAAGCGTACCTGTTGACGGTGAAATTATAAACGGTACCTCTTCTCTTGATCAATCCATCATGACTGGTGAATCATTGCCGATTGATAAGGATGTGGGGGATGAGGTGTTCTGCGGTACCATGAATTTGTATGGTGCAATTGACATTAAGGCAACCAGTTTAGGTGAAAACTCTTCACTTCAAAAGTTGATTGACCTTGTAAAGGCAGCTGATGAAAAGCAAGCTCCAACTCAAAGGATTGCAGACAAATGGGCAACATGGCTTGTTCCTGTTGCATTGATAATTGCAATTGCAGCATGGCTCATTACAGGAAACATTGAAAGGGGAGTAACAGTCCTCGTAGTATTCTGTCCATGTGCATTGATACTTGCTACACCAACTGCAATTATGGCAGCTATTGGTCAGGCAACAAAATATGGAGTGCTCATTAAATCTGGTGAAGCTTTAGAAACTCTCGGTGGATTGAATACATTAGTGTTCGATAAAACAGGTACTTTAACTTACGGTAATTTAGCAGTTTCGGATATTATTTCCTTGAAAGATGATTTAGATGAAATGGATGTTTTGAACATAGTTGCCTCTTGTGAGGAATTAAGTGAGCATCCATTGGCTAAAGCTGTTGTAGACAAAGCAAAAGAAGTTGAAATTGATATTGAAGAACCACAAGACTTTAAGATGTTCCCTGGAAAAGGGGTAAGTTGTAAGAACTCTTATGGTCAAGTATATGCAGGAAACTCCAAATTTTTATCAGGAAATAATATTGATTTTAATGTTGATAGTGAACTAAACCAGTTAAAACATGAAGGTAAGGCTTCAATTATCGTTGCTTTGAATGATGGTGTAGTCGGTTTGATTGGATTGTCTGATGTAATACGTGAAGATTCCAAAAACATGATTGAGAACTTGCATGAATTGGGAACTGAAACAATATTGCTTACAGGAGATAATACAGAAACTGCTAATTATTTTGCTTCTCAAGTTGGAATTGGAAAGGTATATGGAAACTTGCTTCCTCAAGAAAAGCTTGATTGGATTGAAAAGCTCAAAAGTGAAGGCAAGAAAGTCTGTATGATTGGTGATGGTGTAAATGATGCACCTGCACTCAAGACTGCTGATGTAAGTGTAGCAATGGGCTCTGTAGGAAGTGATGTTGCTATTGAAGCAGCAGATATTGCACTTTTAGGTGATGACATCGGTAAGATTCCATATCTTAAAAAGCTTTCAAATTCAACCTTGTTTACAATCAAGGCAAACATTATCCTTTCCATGACAATCAATGCAGTGGCTATTGTATGTTCCGTTTTAGGATTATTGAATCCGGTTACTGGAGCTATTGTTCACAATGCAGGATCATGTCTTGTAGTATTGAATGCAGCGTTACTGTATGACAGGAAATTTGATGATTCAATTAAGAAAATCGATACTGAAAATGTGGAACACAGCCATTATCATTTCCACAATGATGGAGAGCACTCACATTCTCATGACGGCA